From the genome of Glycine soja cultivar W05 chromosome 14, ASM419377v2, whole genome shotgun sequence:
CACAGCCTTTTGTGGTGGTTAAACGTCCCATTACATCATCTaagaatttaaaacaaacaaatctaATCCACCTCACTTCAGTTTTGGATGGTTGGACCTGGTCTTGAGGGAAAAATCCTTGGCACTTAGATTGAAATCAAGTCTTAAATGAGTAAACGATCATTAGGGGGAATTCTTTGCTCCCCATTTCAACCATTCATCATAAAGGcaaaaacattttgaagaacAACATTATAATCCACAAAGCATGACAAAGGCTTTACCAAAGCGAGCTTTGCGTGCCTGCAATCTACAAGGTAGGCCTGGACGCGGGGTTGATCATGCTCCTTTGGCATTGGTTGTTTATCTCATGCACTGACAACTCCAGATGCCCATGGAACAATCACCGGTGCAGATAGGTGTGAATTTCGATACCACTCAGGATATCTATCCTTAAAATTTAGTTTGGGTTTCTCAGCCTGTGTTCAGAATACCAAGAAGAGTATATTAGCCAGAAGgcaaaagttaaaatatacaTGACTAGGAAGAAGATTGTTAGAAGAATTTAATTGTCATGTATTGTTAGTTAAAACTTTTACACTATGATTGGATGACTTTTTAAAACCAATCAGAAATCACCTTTGGGATGACATCTTAATTagtattataaaagtcaacaaatttaaCATACATGGAGATCTATGATTGGATGGGAGAgtaaaaaacttacaatgtcAGTCTATTTTACTTAAATTCAATCAAAAGTTCAAGAGTAAATAGTCTATGCATTGACAGTGCAAAACATTTTTATTCTGTCATCTAATCACAAATTGTTATGTAAGaatgtttgttaatttttacattAGCTGCTTTAAAAGTCATACCATGATTTCTGATTAGTTGACAGTGTTAAAAATTTACACTGACCAATGGGAGAAATTAAACTCCTATTTGAAAGTTTCAGAGTATTTTGTAAGATCTCACAGAGAATATAGAATCAAAGGCTATTAAGCATTCTACACAGAGAAGGGGCAAAGTAGTGAATCACATTCATGGGGTGCATCTTACATATTTCAGCCAGCATTCCTGATGTTTGTGTTGATAGATATCTGGTGAATGACACCCAAATTGTGATGGGCAATAAACCCAAATATTGCATTTATTTTCACCTTCTTTGGCACGTTTAGCCTGGTCCAAGCAAGCCTGACAGCAATCAGCTGCACTATCTTTGTGATGAGTAAGACCCCATCTTACTGCAGTGCCATCATAGTCCGTATGAAGTTCAGGATTGCATTCAGGTGGAAGGGGTCTGCCGGGAAGCACTTCCTCCTCTGGATAGAATGTATACATggtaaatacaaatattaactTTCCCACGGAAAAATATGTGCACACTTCCAGATTCTAACACAATGCATGATAAGTTGTTAACAGATTCCAGCAAACAACTTTAGTGGTGAATTACCTATCTCTGATGCACCCTCAGGTTTGTCATTATGTTCTTCATTAGCAACCTCAATAGGTATCCAAAGGCCAATTTCTTCAGAAAGCACAGCCCAATCAGACTCCAAAGCTCTTACTAGCATTCctaagaaattgaaataaacATTAGACACAAGGTGCCAAAGTCATGCAAAGCGTTCATTGTTAGGGTACAAAGAGACAAACTTTATTAAGATTTGGAtatagagaaagaaaagagagaaagagagattgAACTCTGATATTATTGATCTAACTGAAAATGTACAAAGGTGTTGATCCTCTATTAAAAGCAATATATATAGGTAGAGGATCAACACTGAGCTGTCAATTATAACTGTCTAACTGAAAGTAAGTAACCTACGGTAACAGGTAAACTAAGTACAGGAATAAAAGTACAAAGTATAAAgagaaatatcttttttttaaggctataaagaaaaatatctaaCAAACTTCATCTAAAAGTGTCACACAATCAATTCAAATGTCAGAAACAAAGCAGAGAAATTTGTTCATACCTGCCTCTTCATGGGGAATGGTTGAGTTGGAAGTCCCTCTGACAACAGCCAACTTAACCTCCTCCAATTTTTCCTTGCGCCAATTTTCAATTGCTTCTGTATAGAAAGGGtcaatgttaaaaatatatcagcaaaattgtacaaaattatcatatacaGAACAGCTATCAGTTTTAttgtcaaaaataaaatgactagCAGTCCCCATTCTCCACATACCCCCCCTCCCAAAAAAGAAACAGAGACCTTCAAATACAAAAGGTGAACCTCATTCTAACACAGAATTTGGCCACATGGCATCAAAGAAATGTTGGTGATGCAATCTTGGAAGGAAAATAATCCCTGCTTCCCAACCCCCAAAAAGAAATGATAGATCCAAACAATCCACAGGTCCAGATAAAAGCTTCAACTGGACATCATAAAGCCTCATACGTTGACTTCCAACCTAAAATAATGTCACACACCCCTCCCTCACTTTTTAACAGCATACCTTATACATCTGTTGGTCTCTCTACCTAGAATTAACAAACGTTTTAATTAAATAGTGTGATCTAATTTGGTCCAAAAAGAAATCCCTGTTAATTACAAACAAcatcaaattttgaatattttaattgatcaTTGATCTATCGTCATCATTGGTCTAAAATCTAAATATAAcatgaaaatgttaaataattttgtcaTTTCATAAATCAAACATAATGACAATTTTGGGCAGTCATGAGCTATGAAGCACCGACACGGACACGGACACGAACACGTGGACACCTGTAATGTCTAAAATATAGAACGTAGTACGGGTGTCGTGTCGATGTCGGACACTGATACGGACGCGTGTCGGACACCGAACACGACAAGGGACTGAGGTGTCCGTGCTTCATAGGTCATGAGTGTTAAGATGTCTCACATTGGTAAGGAATATGGCCAAAATACTTCTATTAAGGCTTGGACAATCCTCACCCCTGGAGCTAATTTTTAAGGTTGACTTGGGCCTAGTCCATTTTTAGCAAGCTATCAAAGCCTATCCAATTTTAATATTGGGTCATCTGCAAATATTCAATCCTGCAAACTTCATGATCCAGAAGTCTACTCCTAGGCATGATGGTGTGTTAAGATGTCTCATCAGCTAGAATATTGTTGAAGTACTCCTTATAAGGCATGGGCAATCATTTGCCCTCGAGCTAACTTTTGGAATTGAATTAGGCTTAATCCATTTTTAATAGTGAGGACTAATTCACTCCTAACAATTTTCTATCTATTATATTAAGGGCagtggtaaagaaaaaaaaaaggtttttattaaaaattgcaGCAGAAATTTATTggtaacattaaataaatattacttccaatgaaaactTTTCACTTTGATTCCTTAAGCACCAACCTTGTGGCAATGGTTAGCAagtattttactaaatataagaACTTTTAAGTTATAGTTGTGATATACATCAGTATCAAATGAggggaaaaaatgaaatgtgATACCATCAATTACTCATGCCAGGGTAAATATGCTActtttacaacaaaaaaatgttttcaaatcttAGTGTCAATGGTCTTATTATTATGAGATCATGATCCTCTTGTGTCATATAGTGGCAGCATTAATTCTAATaccaattaaaataaactagatTCCATCAAGTTCACAATTGACATATTTCACGTATACttcaagataaaaataaagttgatcATGTAAAATTggtattaattttcttataaaatatataaaacttgaTCAACAAGCAACAGTAAAACACTTTCCCATCTCCTAGGTTGTATTTGTATTCCAGTTAATGTGAGAGGAGGATTCATATGCCCGAGGAAGTTCaatttgtatataaaataaaaataaaaaaacactgcTATACATGAAATTGACCAGGTAAAGATGATACCTCCGACCACCCTTTTCGCTAATCCAGATTTAAGCGTAAAGAATATGATTTATACAAAAAGCTTCTCATTTAATTATTGAAGGAATAACTAACAACAGATGCTTATCAGCACAACCTACAAGAACACGCTCACCTCGCTCCTTGGCCATGACCTGGGAGTGAGAGATGTTTTTGCTACTTCCATTCAAGCTCCCTAGTCTCTGCAAGACCTCATCAATTATTTTCTGTTTCAAATGCCGCGGCAACTCAACCACCACAGTTTCTCCTGAAAACTCCCCTTCAAATTCCTTCACCTATTTGCAAAAGTTTCACAAAATTAACTTGATGTTAACTTCCCAAGAAGTGTTTGCTCGAGCCAGATACAAAAAACGGTTCATACCAATTTCATCAACTCCACTGGTTTGTAAGCCTTCCGGATTCGGTTAGACTCTTCCATCTTCCGAATCTGATCTGGCCTATACACCACAACTGAAAACACAACACAAAGTCACAAATCAAAAaagggattaaaaaaattgaactttcCCGGTCTCAATCAAAACATTACAATACCCTtttcggggggggggggggttcaaAATTTACCATAAAGCATAAACTTCTTGCTACCCTTTTGTTTGTGTTATTAGGGGAAACAACGACATTACAGAAAGACAAACATCTTCTTAACATCCTTAAAAGATCGACATGACTTACTGTTTCGTGCAACGCTACCAGAGTAGATATGGAGAGAAGCATAGAGAGAGCGAAGAGAGTATAGAGCAACAACAATGTTGAAAAGGCAAATTAGAAGAGTGA
Proteins encoded in this window:
- the LOC114383636 gene encoding uncharacterized protein LOC114383636, which translates into the protein MRIKGEEKKSICSYKKITLLICLFNIVVALYSLRSLYASLHIYSGSVARNIVVYRPDQIRKMEESNRIRKAYKPVELMKLVKEFEGEFSGETVVVELPRHLKQKIIDEVLQRLGSLNGSSKNISHSQVMAKEREAIENWRKEKLEEVKLAVVRGTSNSTIPHEEAGMLVRALESDWAVLSEEIGLWIPIEVANEEHNDKPEGASEIEEEVLPGRPLPPECNPELHTDYDGTAVRWGLTHHKDSAADCCQACLDQAKRAKEGENKCNIWVYCPSQFGCHSPDIYQHKHQECWLKYAEKPKLNFKDRYPEWYRNSHLSAPVIVPWASGVVSA